In Anaerococcus prevotii DSM 20548, the genomic window GTAAATGATACCTCGACCTTTACTTGGTAAATGGCAAATTATATAAATGGAGGAAATTATGTTAAAAGCAGACGAAAAACAAGCAATAATCAAAGAATACCAACTAGAAGAAGGAGACACAGGTTCTCCAGAAGTTCAAATCGCAATCCTTTCAAAGAGAATTGCTGATCTTACTGAACACTTAAAAAGCAACAAAAAAGATCACTCTTCAAGAAGAGGTCTTTACAAAATGATTAGACGTAGAAAAGGTATGTTAAACTACCTAAGAGAAAATGATATTGATAGATACAGATCAATCATCGAGAGACTAGGTCTAAGAGGTTAATTATTGGCGGGGCATTCCCGCCTTATTTTATATAGAAAAACATAGGAGTAAAGATGGTAAAAACTTACAAATACGAATCAAAATTAGGCAAAGATTTTGAAATTACTATTGGTAAATTCGCAGAACAAGCCAATGGTGAATGCTACATAAAAAGTGGCGATACTTCTTTGCTTGTAACAGCAGTTGCAAGTGAGAAGCCAAGGGAAGGAATAGACT contains:
- the rpsO gene encoding 30S ribosomal protein S15, encoding MLKADEKQAIIKEYQLEEGDTGSPEVQIAILSKRIADLTEHLKSNKKDHSSRRGLYKMIRRRKGMLNYLRENDIDRYRSIIERLGLRG